The Candidatus Rokuibacteriota bacterium genome includes a region encoding these proteins:
- the yidC gene encoding membrane protein insertase YidC, whose protein sequence is MEKRAILAAVLIAALLILYQILFPPVPPPPPPPESAREQKAAPVQEAPAPLPPPLKPLSQAAPPGRVVTVETPLYRARVESEGGKVIEWVIHYRGDKAMVLKDLVGSKGLSLHRDGAAQPLAFEVSPERLVLGAGRPRGDLTLVGADGYGVRVVESLTFSAQDYRLEVHVKIENRHSVAQSAEVLLPWFTQGKWPEGQGEQFQGQRPTRVVRLLPHGVQREEFDKVSETAAAGEWIGLESEWYIAALIPRSPGFKLVTQKGPDGQVEIALKAVPPTLAPGQSWEGRALVYLGPKEYDRLRAVGVGLEQTIHFGELFYLPFLRMEWLAVPILWLMNFVYRYIPNYGVAIILLTVLTKIIFYPLTLKSMASMKAMQTLQPQVNALRAKYQKDPQRLQRETMELYRKHKVNPMGGCLPMVIQIPIFYALYLVFSLSVELQNAAFLCFGKLFGVALWICDLSQYDPTYILPILMGISMFIQQKMTPTVGDPRQAKIMLFMPVLFTFMFLNLPSGLVLYWFVSNVLQILQQSYMDHGAKPAGKESREGKRQ, encoded by the coding sequence ATGGAAAAACGAGCGATTCTGGCGGCCGTCCTCATAGCCGCCCTTCTTATCCTTTACCAGATCCTGTTCCCGCCGGTTCCCCCCCCGCCGCCGCCTCCCGAGTCGGCGAGGGAGCAAAAGGCGGCGCCGGTTCAGGAGGCGCCCGCCCCTCTTCCCCCACCCCTGAAGCCCCTGAGCCAGGCTGCCCCACCAGGCCGGGTCGTCACGGTAGAGACCCCCCTCTACCGTGCTCGCGTCGAGAGCGAGGGGGGGAAAGTGATCGAGTGGGTGATCCATTACCGGGGCGACAAAGCCATGGTGCTCAAGGATCTCGTGGGCTCGAAGGGTCTCAGCCTCCACCGAGACGGGGCAGCCCAGCCGCTGGCCTTCGAAGTCAGCCCCGAGCGCCTCGTCTTAGGAGCCGGGCGGCCCCGTGGCGACCTCACTCTCGTCGGAGCCGATGGCTACGGGGTCAGGGTCGTGGAGTCGCTCACCTTCAGCGCCCAGGACTACCGGCTCGAAGTCCATGTCAAGATCGAGAACAGGCACTCGGTCGCGCAGTCCGCGGAGGTCCTGCTTCCCTGGTTCACCCAGGGCAAGTGGCCCGAAGGCCAGGGCGAGCAGTTCCAGGGGCAGCGCCCCACGCGTGTCGTGAGGCTCCTTCCCCACGGCGTCCAGCGTGAGGAGTTCGACAAAGTGAGCGAGACGGCCGCGGCCGGCGAGTGGATCGGGCTCGAGAGCGAGTGGTACATTGCGGCGCTGATCCCCCGGAGCCCCGGGTTCAAGCTCGTGACGCAGAAGGGACCGGACGGCCAGGTCGAGATTGCCCTCAAGGCCGTTCCCCCGACCTTGGCCCCAGGGCAGAGCTGGGAAGGGCGCGCCCTGGTCTATCTCGGGCCGAAAGAGTACGACCGGCTGCGCGCCGTGGGGGTCGGGCTCGAGCAGACCATTCACTTCGGCGAGCTCTTCTACCTGCCGTTCCTGCGGATGGAGTGGCTCGCGGTGCCGATCCTCTGGCTGATGAACTTCGTGTACCGCTACATCCCGAACTACGGCGTCGCGATCATCCTGCTCACGGTGCTGACGAAGATCATTTTCTACCCGCTCACGCTCAAGAGCATGGCCTCCATGAAGGCCATGCAGACGCTTCAGCCCCAGGTCAACGCGCTCCGGGCGAAGTACCAGAAGGACCCGCAACGGCTTCAGCGCGAGACCATGGAGCTCTACCGAAAGCACAAGGTGAACCCGATGGGCGGCTGCCTGCCCATGGTGATCCAGATTCCGATCTTCTACGCGCTCTACCTCGTGTTCTCGCTGTCGGTGGAGCTCCAGAACGCGGCCTTCCTCTGCTTCGGCAAACTCTTCGGCGTTGCGCTCTGGATCTGCGACCTCAGTCAGTACGACCCGACGTACATCCTCCCCATCCTCATGGGCATCTCGATGTTCATCCAGCAGAAGATGACGCCGACGGTGGGCGACCCGCGGCAGGCGAAGATCATGCTCTTCATGCCGGTGCTCTTCACCTTCATGTTCCTGAACCTGCCCTCGGGGCTCGTCCTCTACTGGTTCGTCTCCAACGTGCTCCAGATCCTTCAGCAGTCCTACATGGACCACGGGGCGAAGCCTGCCGGCAAGGAATCCCGGGAGGGAAAGCGCCAGTGA
- a CDS encoding Jag N-terminal domain-containing protein, which translates to MTVLEEEGRTPEEAVEAGLQKLALGREYVLVEVLDEGTKGFLGLGGRTARVRLTVTPTGNQILHGRRLLQDLLRLVGVSVEISQHEVEGVLSFELKGEDAGLLIGKQGQTLDSINFLISRILSRQLGERTPVQVDVEEYRGRRKRLLVQRALKLAEQVKTSGEAAILEPMSPLDRRTIHLTLQHDPGVRTSSDGQGSLRRLVISPVPRRA; encoded by the coding sequence GTGACCGTGCTGGAGGAGGAGGGGCGGACCCCGGAGGAGGCCGTGGAGGCCGGGCTCCAGAAGCTCGCGCTGGGCCGCGAGTACGTCCTGGTGGAGGTTCTGGATGAGGGCACCAAGGGGTTTCTCGGGCTCGGGGGACGGACGGCCCGGGTTCGACTCACAGTCACGCCAACCGGGAATCAGATCCTCCACGGGCGCCGTCTCCTCCAGGATCTCCTGCGGCTCGTTGGGGTCAGCGTGGAGATAAGCCAGCACGAGGTCGAGGGTGTGCTGAGCTTCGAGCTGAAGGGGGAAGACGCCGGGCTCCTGATCGGAAAACAGGGACAAACTCTGGATTCTATTAACTTTTTAATCTCTAGAATCCTCAGCCGTCAGCTTGGCGAGCGGACCCCGGTCCAGGTTGACGTGGAGGAGTACCGTGGTCGGAGGAAGCGCCTCCTGGTCCAGCGCGCGCTAAAATTGGCTGAGCAAGTGAAGACGAGCGGCGAAGCGGCGATCCTCGAGCCCATGTCCCCCCTAGACCGGCGCACCATCCACTTGACCCTTCAACATGATCCAGGCGTCCGCACCTCCAGCGATGGCCAAGGATCGCTCCGGCGTCTCGTTATCTCACCGGTTCCTCGCCGGGCTTGA
- the rsmG gene encoding 16S rRNA (guanine(527)-N(7))-methyltransferase RsmG, translating to MAKDRSGVSLSHRFLAGLEPVLDRAPGLSFNFQKILHRSPTDREVAAFSTYLSLLLRWNRVHSLTAYRKPEEIVERLFLDSLLFLEYLPLAAGCRVLDLGSGAGVPGIPLKIVRLEWQLTLIEVRRKRTSFLATVVRELGLEGVTVLTGRAESLLGSVPGLKEGFDAVVTRASGPIGTMAPLALGFVKPGGRFVAAGPPARGSALPGIPGGRWREAMSPVSGKPRLFLVVEKNS from the coding sequence ATGGCCAAGGATCGCTCCGGCGTCTCGTTATCTCACCGGTTCCTCGCCGGGCTTGAACCCGTCTTGGACAGGGCGCCCGGGCTTTCCTTTAATTTCCAGAAGATCCTTCATCGTTCCCCCACCGATCGCGAAGTCGCTGCCTTCTCCACCTACCTTTCGCTTCTGCTCCGCTGGAACCGGGTCCACTCACTGACCGCCTACCGCAAGCCCGAAGAGATCGTCGAGAGGCTTTTCCTCGACTCGCTCCTCTTTCTCGAATACCTTCCATTGGCGGCAGGCTGCCGGGTCCTGGACCTGGGTTCGGGTGCCGGGGTGCCCGGAATCCCGCTCAAAATCGTCAGGCTTGAATGGCAGTTAACACTCATTGAGGTCCGCCGAAAGCGGACCTCTTTCCTGGCCACCGTCGTCAGGGAGCTCGGGCTTGAGGGGGTCACCGTCCTGACGGGACGCGCAGAATCCCTCCTGGGCAGTGTTCCGGGGTTGAAGGAGGGGTTCGATGCTGTCGTCACGCGGGCCTCAGGGCCAATCGGAACGATGGCTCCTCTGGCCCTCGGCTTTGTGAAACCGGGCGGGCGATTTGTAGCCGCCGGACCTCCAGCCAGGGGCTCGGCGCTACCAGGGATCCCCGGGGGCCGCTGGCGAGAGGCCATGTCGCCGGTTTCGGGCAAGCCCAGGCTATTCCTTGTAGTCGAAAAAAACTCTTGA
- a CDS encoding ParA family protein — protein sequence MGRVLAVANQKGGVGKTTTAVNLAAGLAAAERQTLLVDLDPQANATTGLGVTGSGLTVTTYQVIMGEEAVEKALLPTEVPFLWLAPSTIDLVGAEIELVPVKEREFQLRRVLEPVLSKFDFILIDCPPSLGLLTVNALVAAASVLIPLQCEFYALEGLAKLMNTVRLVKEGLNPRLQIQGILLTMFDGRTTLSAQVREEVTQHFKAQLFETIIPRNVRVSEAPSHGKPLILYDLRSAGAIAYLELTKEVLVRD from the coding sequence GTGGGCCGGGTTCTGGCAGTAGCCAACCAAAAGGGAGGAGTCGGAAAGACCACTACCGCTGTTAACCTGGCCGCCGGTCTCGCGGCAGCCGAACGCCAGACCCTCCTCGTTGACCTCGACCCTCAGGCAAATGCCACCACCGGGCTCGGTGTTACGGGCTCCGGGCTTACGGTCACGACCTACCAGGTCATCATGGGCGAGGAGGCCGTTGAGAAGGCCCTGCTCCCCACCGAGGTCCCGTTTCTTTGGCTCGCCCCGTCCACCATCGATCTCGTCGGCGCCGAGATCGAGCTGGTCCCGGTCAAGGAGCGCGAATTCCAGCTCCGGCGGGTCCTCGAGCCCGTCCTATCGAAGTTCGACTTCATCCTGATCGACTGTCCGCCATCGCTCGGGCTTCTGACGGTCAACGCCCTCGTCGCGGCCGCCTCGGTGCTGATTCCGCTCCAGTGCGAGTTCTACGCCCTCGAGGGGCTGGCCAAGCTCATGAACACGGTTCGCCTCGTCAAAGAGGGCTTGAACCCTCGGCTCCAGATCCAAGGGATCCTCCTCACGATGTTCGATGGCAGGACAACACTTTCGGCGCAGGTGAGGGAAGAAGTCACACAGCACTTCAAGGCTCAGCTCTTCGAAACGATCATTCCCCGGAACGTCCGCGTGTCAGAGGCACCGAGTCACGGAAAGCCGCTCATCCTCTACGACCTGAGATCAGCCGGGGCCATCGCCTACCTCGAGCTCACGAAGGAGGTGCTCGTCCGTGACTAG